In Pyrus communis chromosome 8, drPyrComm1.1, whole genome shotgun sequence, one genomic interval encodes:
- the LOC137743815 gene encoding receptor-like protein 2 yields the protein MFVSSLGNLTHLTHLNLSQNSLYGTLETKFFSSLNHLEILDLSYNLLSGELPFSLPPKNIQTIDLSSNHFHGAILSSFFQQAWNLTSFNVSNNTFSGYIPSFICLRSSPSIRVLDFSSNEFSGNISQGLGGCSELQILRAGDNNLSGSLPEDIYNATKLVELALPLNSLNEAISERIANLANLTILDFYFNNLSGVFPLNFGKLSNLKFMNFDFNNLEGNLPPSLMNCTNLLEIHLGFNYLEGDLTMPNFSKLSHLSKLDLVGNNFTGILPISLYSCRSLKAIRLSENPYLEGQIQPEILSLKSLSFLSLADLRLTNATGALKILMRCKSLRSLFLGGSFGREALLADDDMVDFHGFQNLRLLSLQRCGLTGQIPGWFSNLKNLEVLDLSSNQITGPIPSWLGTLPKLFFLEMPDNQISGEFPKQLCRLPMLMVNASPVDNYELELPIFTRSIENPKFLPHKLSYFPGAIALSINNISGSIPTEIGQLQLIRELYLDDNNFSGDIPNQISNLGYLEDLNLSTNHFSGKIPSSMTSLNFLKELDVSYNNLEGKIPTGTQLQSFDASAFEGNLQLCGAPLPNECRDIDADNKNSIDKDTDNEHDELLWFYIFAALGFIVGFWGVCSSLVLNKTWRYAYFRFWDNVQDSLYVKMVVCMAMMKRRIKE from the coding sequence ATGTTTGTCTCATCACTTGGAAATCTCACACATCTCACCCACTTGAATCTTTCCCAAAATTCACTTTATGGCACCCTTGAAACTAAATTCTTCTCTTCTTTGAATCACCTTGAAATCCTTGATTTGAGCTATAACCTTCTTTCTGGTGAGCTACCGTTTTCTTTACCACCAAAAAATATCCAGACAATAGATTTGTCAAGCAATCACTTCCATGGTGCAATTCTATCTTCTTTCTTCCAACAAGCTTGGAACTTGACTAGTTTCAATGTCAGCAACAACACCTTCTCTGGATATATCCCTTCATTTATTTGTCTCCGATCATCTCCTTCCATAAGAGTATTGGATTTTTCCTCCAATGAATTTAGTGGCAACATTTCTCAAGGGCTCGGGGGGTGTTCCGAACTGCAAATTCTTCGTGCCGGTGATAATAATTTGTCAGGATCACTTCCAGAAGATATCTATAACGCTACCAAACTTGTGGAACTTGCATTACCTCTCAATTCACTAAATGAAGCCATTAGTGAAAGAATTGCCAACCTTGCCAACCTCACAATCCTTGACTTCTACTTTAATAATTTGAGTGGTGTGTTCCCTCTCAATTTTGGGAAACTCTCCAATttgaaattcatgaattttgatTTCAACAACTTAGAGGGTAATTTGCCTCCATCTTTAATGAACTGCACAAACCTCCTAGAAATACATTTGGGATTCAACTACTTGGAAGGAGACCTCACCATGCCTAATTTCTCCAAACTCAGCCACCTTAGTAAACTTGACCTAGTTGGGAATAATTTTACCGGTATCTTGCCAATAAGCCTTTACTCATGCAGGTCCCTAAAAGCAATTCGGTTGAGTGAAAATCCTTATCTAGAAGGACAAATACAACCTGAGATTCTTTCATTGAAATCCTTGTCCTTCCTCTCGCTTGCTGATTTACGGTTGACCAATGCCACAGGGGCATTGAAGATATTAATGCGTTGCAAAAGTCTTCGGTCACTCTTTCTTGGCGGTTCGTTTGGTCGCGAGGCACTGTTAGCTGATGATGACATGGTTGATTTTCATGGATTCCAAAATCTTCGATTGTTGAGTTTGCAAAGGTGTGGGCTCACTGGTCAGATACCTGGTTGGTTCTCAAACCTAAAGAATCTAGAGGTGTTGGATCTGAGTAGTAATCAAATCACAGGGCCAATTCCAAGTTGGTTGGGGACTCTTCCAAAACTCTTTTTTTTGGAAATGCCAGACAACCAAATTTCAGGTGAATTTCCAAAACAACTTTGTAGATTACCAATGTTGATGGTGAATGCATCTCCAGTAGACAATTATGAACTTGAACTTCCTATCTTCACCCGCAGCATAGAAAATCCAAAATTTTTGCCGCATAAATTGTCTTACTTTCCAGGAGCAATAGCCCTATCAATCAATAACATTAGTGGTAGTATACCTACTGAGATCGGGCAATTGCAACTTATTCGTGAGTTGTATCTTGACGACAACAACTTCTCTGGCGACATTCCAAACCAAATATCTAACCTAGGCTATTTAGAGGATTTGAATCTCTCCACGAATCATTTTTCCGGGAAAATTCCCTCATCAATGACAAGCCTTAATTTTTTGAAAGAATTAGATGTCTCATACAATAATCTCGAGGGAAAAATACCAACGGGCACGCAGCTTCAGAGCTTCGATGCTTCTGCATTTGAGGGGAACCTTCAACTTTGTGGTGCACCACTTCCAAATGAGTGCAGAGACATTGATGCGGATAATAAGAATAGCATCGACAAAGATACGGACAATGAACATGATGAGCTTCTTTGGTTTTACATTTTTGCAGCCCTAGGTTTCATTGTCGGATTTTGGGGAGTTTGTAGTTCTTTAGTTCTTAACAAGACATGGAGGTACGCATATTTTCGGTTCTGGGATAATGTACAAGATTCACTCTATGTGAAGATGGTAGTGTGCATGGCCATGATGAAAAGAAGGATTAAGGAATAG